In a single window of the Littorina saxatilis isolate snail1 linkage group LG3, US_GU_Lsax_2.0, whole genome shotgun sequence genome:
- the LOC138962397 gene encoding elongation factor 2-like: MVNFTVERMQEVMRQRKNIRNMAVIAHVDHGKTTLTDSLLAKAGMIASNQAGDKRATDTRKDEQEKGITIKSTVVSMCFDMDKEVLPLIEDGEVKSSEFMVNLVDSPGHVDFSPEVTAALRVSDGAMVVVDAISGVCVQTETVLRQALSERIKPVLVINKVDRAVFEKQLGPEELYRSLRAVVDKVNAVVSIYAEEESPMGSLTLDPSLGNVVFASGLHGWAFSLRQFARMYATKLKVTEEKMMKRLWGDNFYDASTKKWTHTQTENSERGFNKFILEPLMKMLRASKDGDVETTIKLLVKLGLKLSAEEQEKAGKDLMRTAMKRWLPAADAMVEMIVTHLPSPVRAQAYRTACLYEGPLDDEAAMAMKNCDPEGPVMMYISKMVPAADKGRFYAVGRVFSGTVASGLPVRIMGPGYKPDAAKKKDIYFKKLSGVKLMMGGSVASLEEAPCGNIVGLVGLDKYLLKTGTISTFENAHNIKVLKFSVSPVVRVAVDVVKPSDLRQLIEGMKRLSKSDPMVQCTTDGGQYIVAGAGELHLEICLKDLETMHAGVPIKKSEPVVRYCETVTAVSEQVCLAKSGNKLNRLFMTAQPLPQGLPEAIDEGTISATQNVKERARNLSDTFGFDVNQAHKIWCFGPEGSGPNMLVDTSFAVQHLQDIRDTVVAGFQWASSEGVLCEETLRGVRFNVTDATIHSDPAHRGGGQIIPTTRRAMRAAMLTAQPRLLEPVFLVEVQCTDDVIGGVMGVLAKRRGNIVEEIHSPDSPLCVIRAHMPVNEGFGFTEELRGSTGGKAFPQCVFDHWQVLPGNPLDPASLSGAVVTQVRQRKGLPATVPGLENYLDKL; encoded by the exons ATG GTGAACTTCACAGTGGAGAGGATGCAGGAGGTGATGCGACAGCGGAAGAACATCCGCAACATGGCGGTCATCGCCCACGTTGACCACGGCAAGACCACGCTGACCGACTCACTGCTGGCCAAGGCCGGCATGATCGCGTCCAACCAGGCGGGCGACAAGCGGGCCACCGACACTCGCAAGGACGAGCAGGAAAAAGGCATCACCATCAAGTCCAC GGTCGTGTCGATGTGCTTTGACATGGACAAGGAGGTGCTTCCCCTCATCGAGGATGGAGAGGTTAAGAGTTCAGAGTTCATGGTCAACCTGGTGGACAGCCCCGGCCACGTGGATTTCTCCCCAGAGGTGACGGCCGCTCTGCGAGTCAGTGATGGCGCAATGGTGGTGGTGGACGCTATCAGTG gTGTGTGCGTCCAGACAGAGACGGTGTTGCGTCAGGCTCTGTCGGAGCGCATCAAGCCGGTGTTGGTGATCAACAAGGTGGACCGTGCGGTGTTCGAGAAACAGCTGGGCCCTGAGGAGCTGTACCGGTCACTGCGCGCTGTGGTTGACAAGGTCAACGCTGTCGTGTCCATTTATGCTGAGGAGGAATCTCCCATGGGCAGTCTGACA TTGGACCCCTCTCTTGGCAACGTCGTCTTTGCCTCTGGACTGCACGGATGGGCTTTCAGCCTGCGGCAGTTTGCTCGCATGTACGCCACCAAGTTGAAGGTCACAGAGGAGAAGATGATGAAGAGGCTGTGGGGCGATAACTTCTACGACGCCAGCACCAAGAAGTGGACTCACACCCAGACGGAAAACAGCGAGAGGGGCTTCAACAAGTTTATCCTGGAGCCTCTGATGAAA ATGCTGAGAGCATCCAAAGACGGAGATGTGGAGACCACCATCAAGCTCCTGGTCAAGCTGGGCCTCAAGCTCAGTGCCGAAGAGCAGGAGAAGGCGGGCAAGGACTTGATGCGAACGGCCATGAAACGCTGGCTGCCCGCGGCCGACGCCATGGTGGAGATGATCGTCACCCACCTGCCCTCGCCTGTCAGGGCCCAAGCCTACCGCACCGCCTGTCTGTACGAAGGGCCCCTGGATGACGAGGCTGCCATGG CCATGAAAAACTGTGATCCTGAGGGGCCGGTGATGATGTACATCTCCAAGATGGTACCGGCCGCAGACAAGGGACGATTTTACGCTGTGGGTCGCGTCTTCTCAGGCACCGTCGCTTCGGGTCTGCCTGTCAGGATTATGGGCCCTGGCTACAAGCCTGACGCTGCCAAGAAGAAGGACATCTACTTCAAGAAACTTTCTGG AGTGAAGCTGATGATGGGGGGCAGCGTTGCGTCACTGGAGGAGGCCCCGTGCGGCAACATTGTGGGTCTGGTGGGCCTTGACAAGTACCTGCTCAAGACTGGAACCATCTCCACTTTCGAGAATGCACACAACATCAAG gtgctgaagttttctgtgAGCCCAGTGGTGCGTGTGGCGGTGGATGTGGTCAAGCCCTCCGATCTTCGCCAGCTGATCGAGGGCATGAAGAGACTGTCCAAATCTGACCCCATGGTGCAG TGTACGACTGACGGAGGTCAGTACATCGTGGCGGGAGCGGGAGAGCTTCACCTGGAGATCTGTCTGAAGGACCTGGAGACCATGCATGCAGGTGTTCCCATCAAG AAATCTGAGCCTGTTGTGCGGTACTGTGAGACGGTGACAGCGGTCTCAGAGCAAGTGTGCCTGGCCAAGTCTGGCAACAAACTGAACCGACTCTTCATGACAGCACAGCCTCTGCCCCAAGGCCTGCCTGAAGCCATTGATGAG GGTACAATATCAGCAACACAAAACGTCAAGGAGAGGGCGAGAAACTTGAGTGACACTTTTGGTTTCGACGTCAACCAAGCCCACAAGATCTGGTGTTTCGGGCCAGAGGGCAGCGGCCCTAACATGCTTGTGGACACTTCTTTCGCTGTCCAGCATCTCCAGGACATCAGGGACACCGTAGTCGCTGGATTCCAGTGGGCTTCTTCTGAG GGCGTATTATGCGAGGAAACACTGAGAGGTGTGCGCTTCAACGTGACTGATGCCACCATCCACTCCGACCCTGCCCACCGCGGTGGGGGTCAGATCATCCCAACAACCCGCCGTGCCATGAGGGCGGCCATGTTGACCGCTCAGCCACGACTGCTTGAGCCCGTCTTCTTGGTGGAGGTGCAG TGCACAGATGATGTGATAGGAGGAGTGATGGGAGTGCTGGCTAAAAGGCGAGGAAACATTGTTGAAGAGATCCACTCACCTGACTCACCGCTCTGTGTCATCAGGGCTCACATGCCTGTCAATGAAGGATTTG GTTTCACAGAAGAGCTGCGCGGCAGCACAGGAGGCAAGGCATTCCCTCAGTGTGTATTTGACCACTGGCAGGTGTTGCCAGGCAACCCGCTGGATCCTGCATCACTGTCCGGCGCTGTTGTCACACAAGTGCGCCAACGCAAAGGCCTGCCTGCCACTGTACCAGGCCTGGAGAACTATCTGGACAAACTTTGA
- the LOC138962398 gene encoding uncharacterized protein isoform X1: MGNGAGSAKANAVPSGDANALTSNTPFNQKEIQVLMKRYSAYDSSYKGEEGITLADCLTMSEFTGNKFAASILEAHLDEGTQRIHPKTFFSVLSLLSSKTPAEVKKNYLFQLVDVYEMGLLTHDEMFRVYKLLFGSAITDDHILDLTYRALQHPDLNRPGEISQDEFFRMVPDNEITARLTVDFLLGKT, encoded by the exons ATG GGGAATGGTGCAGGATCTGCTAAGGCTAATGCCGTACCCTCGGGTGATGCAAACGCGTTAACGTCAAACACACCTT TCAACCAGAAGGAGATTCAGGTCCTGATGAAACGCTACTCAGCCTACGACAGCTCATACAAAGGAGAGGAAGGCATCACACTAGCAGACTGTCTGACCATGTCCGAGTTCACGGGGAACAAGTTCGCTGCCAGCATCCTTGAAGCTCACCTGGATGAAGGAACGCAGCGCATTCACCCCAAGACTTTCTTCAGTGTGCTGTCTCTCCTCAGTTCAAAAACTCCAGCGGAAGTAAAGAAAAATT ATCTGTTCCAACTTGTAGACGTGTATGAAATGGGGCTTCTTACTCATGATGAGATGTTTCGCGTGTACAAGCTGTTGTTTGGCAGTGCTATTACTGATGATCACATACTGGATCTCACGTACCGAGCCTTACAGCATCCTGACCTCAACAGGCCTGGAGAGATCAGTCAAGATGAGTTCTTCAgg ATGGTACCAGACAATGAAATAACAGCAAGACTGACTGTGGACTTTTTACTAGGAAAAACTTGA
- the LOC138962398 gene encoding uncharacterized protein isoform X2, giving the protein MKRYSAYDSSYKGEEGITLADCLTMSEFTGNKFAASILEAHLDEGTQRIHPKTFFSVLSLLSSKTPAEVKKNYLFQLVDVYEMGLLTHDEMFRVYKLLFGSAITDDHILDLTYRALQHPDLNRPGEISQDEFFRMVPDNEITARLTVDFLLGKT; this is encoded by the exons ATGAAACGCTACTCAGCCTACGACAGCTCATACAAAGGAGAGGAAGGCATCACACTAGCAGACTGTCTGACCATGTCCGAGTTCACGGGGAACAAGTTCGCTGCCAGCATCCTTGAAGCTCACCTGGATGAAGGAACGCAGCGCATTCACCCCAAGACTTTCTTCAGTGTGCTGTCTCTCCTCAGTTCAAAAACTCCAGCGGAAGTAAAGAAAAATT ATCTGTTCCAACTTGTAGACGTGTATGAAATGGGGCTTCTTACTCATGATGAGATGTTTCGCGTGTACAAGCTGTTGTTTGGCAGTGCTATTACTGATGATCACATACTGGATCTCACGTACCGAGCCTTACAGCATCCTGACCTCAACAGGCCTGGAGAGATCAGTCAAGATGAGTTCTTCAgg ATGGTACCAGACAATGAAATAACAGCAAGACTGACTGTGGACTTTTTACTAGGAAAAACTTGA